From a single Mus musculus strain C57BL/6J chromosome 12, GRCm38.p6 C57BL/6J genomic region:
- the Moap1 gene encoding modulator of apoptosis 1, whose protein sequence is MTLRLLEDWCRGMDMNPRKALLVAGIPPTCGVADIEEALQAGLAPLGEHRLLGRMFRRDENKNVALIGLTVETGSALVPKEIPAKGGVWRVIFKPPDTDSDFLCRLNEFLKGEGMTMGELTRVLGNRNDPLGLDPGIMIPEIRAPMLAQALNEALKPTLQYLRYKKLSVFSGRDPPGPGEEEFESWMFHTSQVMKTWQVSDVEKRRRLIESLRGPAFEIIRVLKINNPFITVAECLKTLETIFGIIDNPRALQVKYLTTYQKTDEKLSAYVLRLEPLLQKLVQKGAIEKEVVNQARLDQVIAGAVHKSVRRELGLPEGSPAPGLLQLLTLIKDKEAEEEEVLLQAELEGYCT, encoded by the coding sequence ATGACACTGAGACTTCTAGAAGACTGGTGCAGAGGGATGGATATGAATCCTCGGAAAGCACTATTGGTTGCCGGCATCCCTCCGACCTGCGGAGTGGCAGACATAGAGGAGGCCCTGCAGGCTGGCCTTGCTCCCTTAGGGGAACACAGACTGCTTGGGAGGATGTTCAGGAGGGATGAGAACAAGAATGTAGCCCTGATTGGGCTTACAGTAGAGACTGGCAGTGCCCTGGTCCCCAAGGAAATACCTGCAAAAGGAGGTGTCTGGAGAGTGATCTTTAAGCCTCCTGATACTGATAGTGACTTTTTGTGCAGATTAAATGAGTTTTTAAAGGGGGAGGGCATGACGATGGGTGAATTAACCAGAGTTCTTGGGAATCGGAATGACCCTCTCGGCCTAGACCCGGGCATAATGATCCCTGAAATTCGAGCACCCATGTTAGCACAGGCATTAAATGAGGCCCTTAAGCCTACCCTGCAGTATCTGAGGTACAAAAAGCTGAGTGTGTTCTCAGGCAGGGATCCTCCAGGACCAGGTGAGGAAGAATTTGAATCTTGGATGTTTCATACTTCCCAAGTAATGAAAACATGGCAGGTGTCAGATGTAGAGAAAAGAAGGCGGTTGATAGAGAGCCTTAGAGGTCCAGCATTTGAAATTATTCGAGTCCTCAAGATAAACAACCCCTTCATTACAGTTGCAGAATGCCTGAAGACGCTTGAGACAATATTTGGGATTATTGATAATCCTAGAGCATTGCAGGTCAAATACCTTACTACTTATCAGAAGACTGATGAAAAGCTGTCTGCCTATGTTCTAAGGTTGGAGCCTTTATTGCAGAAACTGGTTCAGAAAGGAGCAATTGAGAAAGAAGTTGTGAATCAGGCCCGTCTAGACCAAGTCATTGCTGGGGCAGTCCACAAATCAGTTCGAAGAGAGCTTGGGCTGCCGGAGGGTAGCCCAGCCCCAGGCTTACTGCAGTTGCTGACACTGATAAAAGATAAGGAGGCCGAAGAAGAAGAGGTCCTCCTTCAGGCCGAATTAGAAGGCTATTGCACTTGA